The proteins below come from a single Rosa rugosa chromosome 2, drRosRugo1.1, whole genome shotgun sequence genomic window:
- the LOC133731287 gene encoding uncharacterized protein LOC133731287, with amino-acid sequence MEKKKVVVDHYRVLGLPSGEEGSKLNKKEITEAYRAKALQLHPDKRPNDPNAKVKFQKLNSSYEILMDPKARKQPLFFLFATDEICLRKDSVHSMLVRVGNFFKHKPPEAANNQESQGDDHEDIEDWVIV; translated from the exons atggagaagaagaaagtggTCGTAGATCACTATAGGGTTCTGGGTTTACCATCTGGTGAGGAAGGCAGCAAGCTTAACAAGAAAGAGATTACAGAGGCATACAGAGCAAAGGCTTTGCAGTTGCATCCAGACAAGAGGCCAAACGATCCCAATGCCAAGGTCAAGTTTCAAAAGCTCAACTCATCCTATGAGATACTCATGGATCCAAAAGCCCGGAAACA GCCGTTATTTTTTCTGTTTGCGACTGATGAAATTTGCTTGCGTAAAGATTCAGTCCACTCGATGTTGGTTCGAGTAGGCAACTTTTTTAAACACAAGCCCCCTGAGGCTGCCAACAATCAAGAATCACAAGGAGACGATCATGAAGATATTGAG GATTGGGTGATCGTTTAG
- the LOC133728331 gene encoding uncharacterized protein LOC133728331, giving the protein MNRCNQAAPVPMGTSSLGTGGSIDLNFGSTGSTGAGGSIDINFGPAGGSIDINFGSTSSTDDGRSIDLNFGSTYSTGGQTSLQQRGGDHQEVQTLPLFPVHGEDVFGNLKTTSEEGSAFGYYSGGSGGYHSGSNVSLELSLNPSGAAD; this is encoded by the exons atgaataggtgtaatcaggctgctccagtgcccatgggaactagttctcttggtactggtggatccatcgatctcaattttgggtccactggttctactggtgctggtggatccatcgacatcaattttgggccagctggtggatccatcgacatcaattttgggtccactagttctactgatgatggtagatccattgatctcaactttggttccacctattctactg gaggacaaacatccctacaacaacgaggaggagatcaccaggaggttcaaactcttcctctgttccccgtgcacggcgaggacgtctttggtaacctgaagactacttccgaggaaggtagcgcatttggttactattctggtggctcaggcggttaccacagtggctcaaacgtttctcttgagctcagcctcaacccatccggagctgctgactag